The proteins below come from a single Cryptococcus neoformans var. neoformans JEC21 chromosome 14 sequence genomic window:
- a CDS encoding nucleolar GTP-binding protein 1, putative, which translates to MSSVAGLQRITPVPTSADFIDVVLNATMRKTPTVIHKNFKISRIRNFYMRKVKFTQDTFDEKLGKIISEFPVLDNLHPFLSSLLNVLYDKNHYKLALGQINTARHLISQVAKDYVRLLKFGDSLYRCKQLKKAALGRMATIMRRQKDPLAYLEQVRQHISRLPAIDPNTRTLLICGYPNVGKSSFVNKVTRADVDVQPYAFTTKSLFVGHMDYKYLRWQVIDTPGVLDHPLEEMNTIEMQSITALAHLRSAVLYFMDLSEQCGYTIEAQCKLFQSIKPLFQNKPTILVINKIDIVRLADLSEENRSYVDTILADKSVTVVEASTYTEEGIMNVRNTACDALLAHRVEQKLQGSRIEMVANKIHVAIPQKRDDVERKPFIPDTVAHKVKYDKDDPSRPKTERDMEQELDHSGMGVYSVDMKKSYMLADDSWKYDVIPEFLNGKNVADFIDPDILEKLDALEREEEALEAQGFYASDEEEMLDSEEEEFRDAARQIRAKKAAIKKISQEKNTLQNRPIIPKNKKKLYLSDLTSNMRKAGHDPRELEKRAARLAKENDKINAERKKAMAAQQAAEEEAGGMDVDMDEGDGSSKNKKRGVAAADRAPRTKRQYAGLATNQQSEKANELRMFAQRLPNRLAKASESDRHVPITRPKWMLSGKRKGGTTDRR; encoded by the exons ATGTCTTCCGTCGCAGGTCTTCAGCGCATCACGCCGGTGCCCACATCGGCCGACTTTATCGATGTCGTCCTCAACGCAACCATGAGGAAGACCCCCACTGTCATCCACAAGAAC TTCAAAATCTCTCGTATTAGGAACT TCTACATGCGAAAGGTCAAGTTCACCCAGGATACCTTCGATGAGAAACTTGGCAAGATCATCTCCGAGTTCCCCGTGCTCGACAACCTTcaccctttcctctcttctctcctcaacGTTCTGTACGACAAGAACCATTACAAACTCGCCTTGGGTCAAATCAACACTGCTCGACACCTCATCTCTCAAGTTGCCAAGGATTACGTCCGTCTCCTCAAGTTTGGTGACTCCCTCTACCGATGTAAgcagttgaagaaggccgCTTTGGGTAGAATGGCGACTATAATGAGGAGGCAGAAGGACCCCTTGGCGTACTTGGAGCAGGTTAGGCAGCACATTTCTAGGTTGCCTGCTATCGATCCCAACACCAGGACTCTCTTGATCTGCGGTTATCCCAACGTTGGAAAGTCCAGTTTCGTCAACAAGGTCACCAGAGCCGATGTAGATGTTCAACCT TACGCTTTCACCACCAAATCCTTGTTCGTCGGTCATATGGACTACAAGTACCTCCGATGGCAAGTCATTGATACCCCTGGTGTTCTTGACCACCCTCTCGAGGAGATGAACACCATTGAAATGCAATCCATCACTGCTCTTGCGCACCTGCGAAGTGCTGTCCTCTATTTCATGGACCTTTCCGAACAGTGTGGTTACACTATTGAGGCTCAG TGCAAGCTCTTCCAGTCTATCAAACCCCTTTTCCAGAATAAGCCCaccatcctcgtcattAACAAGATCGACATCGTCCGACTTGCCGACCTCTCTGAGGAAAACCGATCTTATGTCGACACTATTCTTGCCGACAAGAGCGTCACCGTTGTTGAAGCCTCTACTTACACCGAAGAAGGTATTATGAACGTCCGAAACACTGCCTGTGATGCTCTTCTCGCCCATCGAGTCGAGCAGAAGCTCCAGGGTTCTAGGATTGAAATGGTCGCCAATAAGATCCACGTCGCTATTCCTCAAAAGCGAGATGATGTTGAGCGAAAGCCCTTTATCCCCGATACCGTTGCCCACAAAGTCAAGTACGACAAGGACGACCCCAGCAGGCCCAAGACTGAGAGGGATATGGAGCAAGAGTTGGACCATTCTGGCATGGGTGTCTACTCTGTCGACATGAAGA AGAGCTACATGCTCGCAGACGACTCCTGGAAATACGATGTTATCCCCGAATTCCTCAATGGCAAGAACGTCGCCGACTTTATCGACCCCGATATTCTCGAGAAGCTCGACGCTCTTGAgcgcgaggaggaggcccTTGAGGCCCAAGGGTTCTACGCTtctgacgaggaggaaatg ctTGACtctgaggaggaagagttcCGTGATGCTGCCCGACAAATCCGAGCCAAGAAGGCAGCTATCAAGAAGATATCTCAGGAGAAAAACACTCTTCAAAACCGTCCCATCATCcccaagaacaagaagaagctctATCTCAGCGACCTCACTTCCAACATGCGTAAAGCTGGTCACGATCCTCGCGAGCTCGAGAAGCGAGCGGCCAGGTTGGCCAAGGAGAATGACAAAATTAACgctgagaggaagaaggctaTGGCCGCTCAGCAGGCtgctgaggaggaggctggTGGTATGGACGTTGACATGGATGAGGGTGACGGGTCTTCCAAAAACAAGAAGCGTGGTGTTGCCGCTGCTGACCGTGCGCCTCGTACAAAGCGACAGTACGCCGGTTTGGCTACCAACCAACAATCAGAAAAGGCCAACGAGCTCCGTATGTTTGCTCAGCGTCTGCCTAATAGGTTGGCCAAGGCCTCTGAAAGTGACAGACACGTGCCCATCACTAGGCCGAAGTGGATGTTGTCTGGTAAGAGAAAGGGTGGTACGACTGACAGGCGATAG